A window from Vigna angularis cultivar LongXiaoDou No.4 chromosome 7, ASM1680809v1, whole genome shotgun sequence encodes these proteins:
- the LOC108338233 gene encoding phospho-2-dehydro-3-deoxyheptonate aldolase 1, chloroplastic produces MAISSTSNSLIPTKSLIPQSNPLLPSTNIRPALKPRPGPSPSIFAVHAAEPAKNPVVSDKPKPQSPPSPAPARAGKWAVDSWTAKKALQLPEYPSKEDLESVLHTLEAFPPIVFAGEARTLEERLGEAALGNAFLLQGGDCAESFKEFNANNIRDTFRILLQMSVVMMFGGQMPVIKVGRMAGQFAKPRSDSFEEKNGVKLPSYRGDNINGDAFEEKSRIPDPQRMIRAYCQAAATLNLLRAFATGGYAAMQRVTQWNLDFTEHSEQGDRYRELANRVDEALGFMAAAGLTVDHPIMKTTEFWTSHECLLLPYEQSLTRLDSTSGLYYDCSAHMLWVGERTRQLDGAHVEFLRGVANPLGIKVSDKMDPNELVKLIEILNPQNKPGRITVITRMGAENMRVKLPHLIRAVRRAGQIVTWVSDPMHGNTIKAPCGLKTRPFDSIRAEVRAFFDVHEQEGSHPGGVHLEMTGQNVTECIGGSRTVTFDDLSSRYHTHCDPRLNASQSLELAFIIAERLRKSRMRSQEASAPLGL; encoded by the exons ATGGCAATCTCCTCAACTTCTAACTCTCTCATTCCCACCAAATCTCTCATCCCCCAATCCAACCCTCTCCTTCCATCCACAAACATCAGGCCTGCCCTCAAGCCCAGGCCCGGCCCATCTCCTTCCATCTTTGCAGTCCACGCGGCCGAGCCCGCCAAAAACCCCGTCGTCTCCGACAAGCCCAAGCCCCAGTCCCCGCCTTCCCCGGCCCCGGCCCGGGCCGGAAAATGGGCCGTGGACAGCTGGACAGCGAAGAAGGCCCTGCAGCTGCCCGAGTACCCGAGTAAGGAGGATCTGGAGTCCGTTCTCCACACGCTCGAGGCGTTTCCCCCTATCGTCTTCGCCGGCGAGGCACGGACGCTGGAGGAACGCCTGGGCGAAGCTGCTCTCGGAAATGCCTTCCTACTCCAAGGCGGTGACTGCGCCGAAAGCTTCAAGGAGTTCAATGCCAACAACATCCGTGACACCTTCCGAATCCTCCTCCAGATGAGCGTCGTCATGATGTTCGGCGGCCAAATGCCTGTCATCAAG GTGGGGAGAATGGCTGGGCAGTTTGCGAAGCCGAGATCGGATTCGTTTGAGGAGAAAAACGGCGTGAAGCTTCCGAGTTACAGAGGGGATAATATTAACGGAGATGCGTTTGAGGAGAAGTCAAGGATTCCGGATCCGCAGAGGATGATCAGGGCTTATTGTCAAGCTGCAGCTACGCTTAATCTTCTCAGAGCTTTCGCCACTGGAGGTTATGCCGCTATGCAGAGGGTTACTCAATGGAATTTGGACTTCACCGAGCACAGTGAACAGGGAGATAg GTACCGTGAGCTTGCTAACCGAGTTGATGAGGCCCTTGGATTCATGGCTGCTGCTGGGCTCACAGTGGACCATCCAATCATGAAAACAACCGAATTTTGGACATCTCATGAGTGCTTATTGTTGCCATATGAACAATCCCTCACTAGGTTGGATTCAACTTCTGGTCTCTACTATGATTGCTCAGCCCATATGCTTTGGGTTGGAGAACGAACCAGACAGCTCGATGGTGCGCATGTTGAGTTTCTAAGAGGAGTTGCTAATCCCTTGGGAATTAAG GTGAGTGATAAGATGGATCCAAATGAGCTTGTTAAACTCATTGAGATCTTGAATCCCCAAAACAAACCAGGGAGAATAACTGTGATCACAAGGATGGGAGCTGAAAATATGAGGGTGAAGCTTCCACATCTCATCAGGGCAGTGCGCAGGGCAGGACAAATTGTCACTTGGGTCAGTGATCCTATGCACGGAAACACCATTAAGGCTCCCTGTGGTCTTAAAACTCGCCCCTTCGATTCCATCAGG GCTGAGGTGAGAGCATTCTTCGATGTGCACGAGCAAGAAGGAAGCCACCCAGGAGGGGTTCATCTAGAGATGACGGGTCAAAATGTGACAGAGTGCATTGGTGGATCAA